In Chthoniobacterales bacterium, the genomic stretch CCAGGAGGGCAACGAGGTTGGATTGCCTCCGATCCGCGTGAGGCTAAAGCTCTTGATCGCTGGCTCAAATTCAAAAGCCAGCGTCGTCAGTGGATATTCGCCCCGGACATTCAGGACGCGGGTGTACCCGCGCGGAACGATCATCCCGGGATCGATATCGTTGATAGATGGTTTGCCGCCGAATGTCTTGAGGCTTCGGATGCCTTCAGAAAGGAAAGCGTTTGGCTCCAGGAACCCCGGAGGGAAGTCGCTGAAGTTAATTTTGCGGACGTCCCCGGGAGGAGTCGGCGAAGAAGTTTGGGAGGTGGCAAGGGTTGGCGCTGGGGTTTGAACCTCTCGCTGGCGCTGAAGGATAAAGCCAACTCCGATCCCGACGATGGCCACTGCCGCGGCCAGACCCCAGATTGGGAATCTACGTTGACGTGATTTGCCTTCAGTCGCGTGAGATGAAACGGGTCGCGCCTGAGTGTGGCGCAATGCCACTGGCCGCGGGACGGCCGCCGGTTCCGATTTTCCGAGGAGGGTTGTGATCGAATCCGCCAGGCGCCCGAGATGGTTTTCCAAGGGCGGCGTCATTGCATCGAGCCAATGCGGAGTGCTCAGGAAGTATTTCAGGTCGTCGTTAAGCCGGACGTCCTCGATTCGAAACTGGAGGATGTGCAATTGCGCCTCGACCGCCAGCTGGACCTCCCGCAAGACCTGAGAGGAATTGTTCGAGTTCTCCGAGAAGATTAGCACCATCGCTTTGCTTTGCTGGATGGCGCGCGTGATTTCGCCGGCAAACGATCGCCCGAGCTGAACGTCCCGCGGCGCGACCCAGCAGCGAATCTCCGCATTTTCCAGGGTCGCACAGACTGCGTCGGCCACAGGTTTGTCGCGGGTGGAGTGGGAGATGAAAACGTCGTGCGCCATACCAGGCCAGGCCGCCGCTGTTGTATCCGTTGCCCGGCGAACAGGCAATGGATCAATGGAGGGTCGAAACTCCCGCGAGACCGCAGCGACTGGCACGGCGTCGCAGAGCTCCGCGGAACGGCGGCGTCGCAGAGCTCCGCCCTTCAGAATCGTACCGAAGAATTTTCCCGCCGTCTGAGTTGCGGCTGGCGACAGCCGCCTCTACAATCTGACCCTCGCGAGGAGTCTTAGCTCAATTGGTTAGAGCGCCGCCCTGTCACGGCGGAGGTTGCGGGTTCGAGCCCCGTAGACTCCGGAAAATCTTTCTCTTCCGCTCCTCTCCGTCTTCTCTCCAAAAGCGCCGGAACTCTCTGGGTAATGCGGCAATTGGCTGCGTAAGCGGAATAACGCTGGTTCCAATTTTCGAGACGTCCCAACCGAAGCGTCGCGAAAACCTCGCAAGTTCCGTCGGGGTCGATAGATGTAGGCTGACGCCGCTGTCGGGGCATTTCACGACATTTTTGTCGTGGGTTGAACGGTTTTTCCCCCAATTTCCGGCGCTATGAGCTCACATCTATTTAGAAGCGGTTTACAAGTCTTGGTGTCGCTGTTTTTTGTAGGGATCTTACCTGCGCAAGGATGGGCAGAGGTTTGGACGGTGTTGAGCGCCGACCCTCTGGAAGATGGTCGTGACGCTTCATTGGCAGACGCAGCGCAGCTCGCTTACCGCTACGACAAGGGGCAGGACCTTTTGTGGTTTCGCGTAGCCCTGTTCGGCAAGCCGAACCAGGATGCGTTTGGTGTTAACCTTGTTTTCGACACCGGCAGCGATGACGCCAGCAAAATGAACTGGTGGGGTGCCAATAAAACTTTCAAGTTCGATAGACTTGTGACGGCGTGGGTAACACGCCGCGGCGACCGATATCAGGGAACGATGGGAATCGGTGACGCGGCTGGATCTCGCGCGAAGCAATTTAACAATCTGTCGCAGGATAATCTGCAACTTCGCATCGAAGGAGACTCGATCATAATCGGTGTCAAACGCACGGACGTCACTGATAAGATGAAGATGAATCTGATAGCGGCAGTCGGGTCCAATGAGCAGTGGAATGACGATGTTCCGGGGGTCGATTCGGTCACCATTGATCTATCATCGGAACGACCGAAGCAAGGATTGCGAGAGATCGATTTGACCCGCAATAACCTCGACCTTCCGTCAGACTACAAGACGCTTGCGGACGACCAGCCGCCAGTGATCACGAAAAAGGGGAAAGGCCGGCGTCCTTTGATTCTAATTCCGGGCGGGTATTCGGGCGCGACGTCGTTTGATGGCTTCGTTGATCGGAATGAGCAGAATTTCAGCTTCTACACTGTGACGCCGCCTGGCCTCAACGGGACGGCAGCCCGTCCGGTCCCTCCAGCCGGCACTAGTCTCAGCGAGTTAACGTGGTCTCGTCGTTTGGAACGGGACATCCTTGATTTGATCAAGCGGGAAAATCTGGTCAAACCGGTCATCGTCGCGGAACAGGCGCCGGCTTCCATTGCCGCAACCGAACTTGCTGAAAAGCATCCGGAACAGATCGGCGGCGTAGTTCTCGCCGCCTCGTATCCGTTCTTTTTTGTACCTTCCCCAAAAGACCCGACCAGAAAGACTCCGGCAACGGCCGGTGAGCGCACCCGCGTGGTTGATGCGGCCGTGGCCGCCAAATGGTTTAAATACGTTACCCCTGAAACCTGGTTGAGTAATGATACGCCAGCGCAGGCGCTTTCCAATGTGCCGGCGAGGGGCCAGAAAGCCCGAGACGAGCTCGAGGGGGCCCCGCTTGAGATCAAAATTCGTTATCTGTGTGAATTTTGGGCCTCCGATCTTCCTCGCAATTTCGACAAGTTAAAGGTGCCGCTCATGGCATTAGTGCCTCAATTCGACGAGAAATTTCTCTCCGAACCGGGCAATTCTACCTTGAAGACAGGCTATCTCGATCGATGGGAAACCGTGAGAAGCCCTCTGGTTGAGATTGCGAAAATCCCGAATGCCCGATTGCTCGTTCTCGATGATCAACCCGAAAAGACTGACGAGGCCATCACCAAGTTTGTCGATCGAGTTAATAGACGGGGATAGCGAGCAAGCTCGGAACGGTTCGCGCAAACAGTTCAAGAAGTTCAGCGCCGGGTGTCTTGAGCTGGATCATCGACACGATAAGTAATTCTTCACTGGCACGACGGTGGGATTCAGTTTCGCGCCGCGGCGGCAAAGAGCAGGCGATGATCAGGAGGGTTCGATCTCGGATAGCCGCGCGCTCGCTCAGCTCGACCGCCGGATCTCGAAGCAGCAGGATGGATCAGTGCCGCGCTGGCAGCGCTCCTTGACCGGAACGCCAATGATCTCGCTAAGGAGTGACTCGGCGATTAGGCATGCCTCGGGGTGCTTCGCCGTGGCCGCCGCGATTGGGCAGCCGCGACCGCGGATCACGTCCGTCCCATCGACTCGCTCCACGGTCGCCGCGCCCCCGAGCTCCGACAGAATTTGCACGGCCAGCTCGATCCGCTGCTGATGGCTTCGAGCAGGGGCTCTCGCCATATTCTCACCAGCAATTTCCCGGCCGACTTCGCGCATGGCCTTTCCAAGCTCGCGTGGCCCGAGCCGGCGGGCAATTGCGCCAAGCACAAGATCCAGCAATCGGCCATATGATTTTGGAAAGACGTGTTCCACAGCGCCGGTCACGGTAAAAAGGGCATGGGGCCGTCGCGAGCCCGCACGGGTTCCCGCCTGGCCGACAAATCCGTCGCGCTCCAGCGTCATCAGATGGGCGCGAACCGCGTTGTCGGTCAGCTGCAATTCGGTGGCGAGTTCGCCGACCGTTCGGTCACGTTGCCGCAGCAGGGTAAGGATTTGACCTCGCGTGCTTTGGATGAGCCGTTTCCGCCAGGGTGAATCGTTCATGCAGGTTTCTTGGTATCCGGTTCCAATAAATATTCCAATAACATCTTGACTAATTGGGTTTCCGGCAAATGCTTTCGGCTATGAAAACCTACGCACTCTTCTTCTCCGGAATCCTCGCCTGCTCGACGATATTCGTCGCGGGAAACGAAAGCAACGCCGCCACCCCGCCGACCGATCCACAGATCGCAATGATCGCGGTGACCGCCGATTCGATCGACATTGACGCGGGCAAATTAGCCGCGGAAAAGTCCTCGAATCCCAAAGTCAAAGAATTCGCCGAAATGATGGTGCGCGACCACACTTCGGTGAACAAGCAGGCGACGGACCTGGCTGCAAAATTGAAGCTGACTCCGGAGGAGAGCGACACCAGCCGGAGCTTGAAAGCCGACGCGGATAAGAACCTCGCCAAACTCAAGGGATTGAGCGGAGCCGCATTCGACAAGGCCTATATCGACAACGAGGTCGCGTACCATGAAGCGGTCATCAAGGCGGTTACCGAAACCCTGATCCCAAACACAAAGAACGCGGACCTGAAAAAACTGCTGGAGAGCGCGGGCCCTATCTTCACCTCCCACCTTACCCACGCCAAAGAGCTTCAGAGTTCCCTCAAATAGGGCCATCTTCGCGATGGTGAGCGAACAGTCCTTCCGTCCGAACCGGAAGGGCTAAGCGCGCGTGGCCGCGAGGGCCAACAATCTCCAGCATGCTGCAGCCTGAATACATTCACGTTCTGATCAACCCGTTGCCGGTCTACGGCCTGGCCGCGGGATTGATTGGTTTGGTCGTAGCGATTTTGCAGCGCAGTCGTCGGGCGACGATCGCCGCGCTTGTCATTGTGCTCATCAGCAGCGCCTCAGCGTGGCCTGTCTACGAATTGGGCCAGCAAGCGTACGACCGCGTGTTGTCGATGGCGGACAACGACGGACGGGCCTGGCTCGCCGAGCACGCGGATCGGGCTCATAAATTGATTTGGTTTTTTTATGCGCTGGCGACGTTGAGCGCAGTTGGGCTCGTTCTTCCGATAAGGTGGCCGAGGTCATCGACTTGGTTTGCAACGATCGTCCTGGTCCTTGGCGCTGCTTGTCTCGGGCTGGGAGGCTATATTTCCTACGCGGGAGGCAGAGTTCGCCATCGCGAATTCCGCCTCGAACCGCCCCCAAACGCATTGCCAAACCCGACCGCCCGCGAGACCCAGCCCCCTGGCTCCGCCGATGTTGCCGCCGCTTCACAAGTTACGATCGAGATGGTCAAATATTCACCGGCAGCAATTGAAATCAAAACCGGCGAAACCGTCGTATGGATCAATAACGACCTGACGCCCCACACCGTCACCTCCGAGGCCGGCGCTGAACTGAATTCAGAGTCAATAGAACCCGGATCTTCCTGGAACCACAAGTTCACCCAGGCTGGAATTTTTTCCTATTATTGCACCTTCCACACGGAGATGAAGGGCACTGTTACGGTGAACTGAATGTCAACGACTTCCAAACGCCTCGACTCAGGCGCTCGTCCCAGGAGAAATTCGGCGCTGACCTTGCTATTTCGGCCAGAGGAAAGCCGCACATGACAAGAGGGAACCGGAGCGTGTAGACTCCGGATATCTCAACAACGATATGACCCTAAGAAAAGCAGCGCTAGTACTTGCCGCAATGACCTTGACGATTTGGGTCGCAACCACATTTGCCGAATCGACGCCAACCCCGACGCCGAGCGCATCGGCGGATTCCCAGGCCAGGAAATATACGTGTCCGATGCATCCTGAGGTGGTGGAGGACAAGCCAGGGAAGTGTTCCAAGTGCGGGATGACCCTGGTGCCCAAGAAAGAAGAAAAGCCTAAGAAATAACGGCGATCTTACCGGGGAAAAATCCCGACTGCGGTTGGGATAACGGATAGACGGGGGCGCATTGGCCTATCGTCGGAAAAGTTGCTTTCTTTTTCGGCAAATTTTTCGGAAAAGGCTGCGGGACCATGAAGAATTTGTCTGTTGTCGCTATCGCGGTCGGGCTGGGAACCCTGGGCATTGCCGCCTCCAGAGCGCTCCTCACCCAAGCCCCGGCAGCTCCCGCCGCCATCTCTCAGAATGTGACCCAGTATCATAAAAATCCATCGCGCGACGGATTATTCATTGACCCGTTATTTACGGCGGCGGCGGCGGCGAACCTGGCGAGGGATCAGAACTTTGATGGCGCAATTGTGGGCAACGTCTACGCCCAGCCGCTCTATGTCGAAGGCGGGCCGGACGGCCGGGCGAAAGTGATCGCGGTCACGGAATCGAATAACGTCTACGCGCTCGATGCGCTCACCGGCGCGATTATCTGGCAGAAGAATGTCGGCGTGCCGGCGTCGGGCATGGGACTTATCTCGCCGGTCGGCATCACAGGCACACCGGTGATCGACCTGGCCTCGCGCGCGCTCATCTTCGTCGCCGTGGTCAGCGGGCCTAACAACATGATCTATTCCGTGAACGTTGATACCGGGTCGGTCAATCCCGGGTTCCCCATCGACGTGAACGCCAGCTTTGCCGACTTCAGCTCTTCGCTTCACATGCAGCGCGGGGCGCTCATGCTCCTCGGGAACATGGTTTACATTCCCTACGGCGGATATGCGGACCAGGGCAATTATCACGGGCGCGTGCTGGCCGTGTCGCTTGACGGTTCGCAGTTCGGCGAGTGGGTCACCACTTCGCTTAAGTCAGGAATCTGGACGCCCGGCGGAATTGCGAGCGATGGCATCAACCTTTTCGTCGTCACCGGCAATGCTCCCGGCGGGACGACTCCCTGGGGTGGCAGCGAAGCCGTTATTCGTCTTCAGCCGGGACCGGTTTTCAGTGGGTCGACCAACGATTATTGGGCGCCGACAAACTGGCAGTCGCTCGACAGCGGTGACGTCGATTTGGGCGGGACGAATGCCATCATCCTTGATGTTCCCGGCGCGACCCCTTCCGCGCTGGTGCTCGCGATTGGCAAAGATCGAAACGGGTACCTGCTTGATCGCGCGAACCTCGGCGGCATCGTTGCGCCAGTAGCGCAAGCGGTCGTCTCCGCCGGACAAGTCATCAATTCGTCGGTGACTTATCGGACCAGCCAGGGCACCTTCGTCGCGCTCCGGCCGCCCAATGGGACGCTGACCGCATTTAAGATTACGGCCACAAATCCGCCGACAATCGCCACCGCGCCCGGATGGCCTGTGACTTCTGCCGGGCGCACATCACCGTTCGTGACCTCTACCGATGGCACGAGCAACGCGATCGTCTGGGCCTATACACACGGCACCAACGGGCACTTGTTTGGGTACAACGGCGAGACCGGTGCGACGATTTACGGCGGCGGTAGCGCTGCCGATACAGTGAGCGGGACGCGCACCTTTAACACCGGGATCGCCGCGCGCGGCCGAATCTATATTGCGGGCGACAACAAAGTCTACGCGTTCAGCCTGCCCGGCGCGCCCACACCGACTCCCAGCCCGAGCGTTTCGCCGACAGCGACTCCGACAGCCACGTCGACGCCTACGGCAACGCCGGTCATGACACCGACCGCTACCGCGTCGCCCACACCGGCTGTCACTGCGACCGCGACGCCGGTGATAACCCCAACCGCTACCCCGATGGTGACGCCTTCTCCAACGCCGGTCATCACCCCAACTGCTACGCCAGTCGTTACGCCAACTGCCAGTCCGAGCGCGACGGCGACTCCTACACCGGTGACGCCGACGCCAACCCCAACGGTTTCACCCGCAGCACAGCCTCTCAACTTGTCGACTCGAATGCGGGTGCAGGCCGGGGATAATGTGGGCATCGGCGGGTTCATCATCACCGGGAGCGCTTCCAAACATCTCCTTCTCCGGGCGATCGGCCCGTCTCTGACCGGTTTTGGTGTCCCCGACGCGTTGGCCGACACCACCCTCGAGCTGCATGGCCTGACCGGCTTTGTCACTATCACGAATGATAACTGGCACGACGACCCGGTTCAGGCCGCCGCGATTCAGGCTACCGGAATTGCACCGACCAATGACCTCGAGGCCGCGATCGACGTCACCCTGACTCCCGGCGCTTACACCGCCATCATCCGCGGCAAGAACAACACTTCCGGCGTCGGCCTGATCGAGGTCTACGGCCTGAGCCAAACCGTTCCCGCGAAGCTCGCCAATATCAGCACGCGCGCCTTTGTCGATACCGGCAACAACATCGTGATCGCAGGATTTATTCTCGGTGGAAACAGCGGCGGTGACAGGATCGTGGTGCGCGGCATCGGCCCCAGCCTCGGCGCGGTCGGAGTGACAAACCCGCTGGCCGATCCCACGCTCGAGCTGCGCGACGGCAATGGAGGGCTTCTCCTGGTTAATAACAATTGGCAGGACGATTCCACCCAGGCCGCCGAGCTTGTCGCGGCCGGCCTGGCGCCGGCAAGT encodes the following:
- a CDS encoding toll/interleukin-1 receptor domain-containing protein; this encodes MAHDVFISHSTRDKPVADAVCATLENAEIRCWVAPRDVQLGRSFAGEITRAIQQSKAMVLIFSENSNNSSQVLREVQLAVEAQLHILQFRIEDVRLNDDLKYFLSTPHWLDAMTPPLENHLGRLADSITTLLGKSEPAAVPRPVALRHTQARPVSSHATEGKSRQRRFPIWGLAAAVAIVGIGVGFILQRQREVQTPAPTLATSQTSSPTPPGDVRKINFSDFPPGFLEPNAFLSEGIRSLKTFGGKPSINDIDPGMIVPRGYTRVLNVRGEYPLTTLAFEFEPAIKSFSLTRIGGNPTSLPSWRLEASDPSGTPLDTVIQDRGDHTEPRIRTPATFTVRGNAISTVTLTVDNRFGTGTWATYSTLPIVEIEFRR
- a CDS encoding alpha/beta hydrolase, giving the protein MSSHLFRSGLQVLVSLFFVGILPAQGWAEVWTVLSADPLEDGRDASLADAAQLAYRYDKGQDLLWFRVALFGKPNQDAFGVNLVFDTGSDDASKMNWWGANKTFKFDRLVTAWVTRRGDRYQGTMGIGDAAGSRAKQFNNLSQDNLQLRIEGDSIIIGVKRTDVTDKMKMNLIAAVGSNEQWNDDVPGVDSVTIDLSSERPKQGLREIDLTRNNLDLPSDYKTLADDQPPVITKKGKGRRPLILIPGGYSGATSFDGFVDRNEQNFSFYTVTPPGLNGTAARPVPPAGTSLSELTWSRRLERDILDLIKRENLVKPVIVAEQAPASIAATELAEKHPEQIGGVVLAASYPFFFVPSPKDPTRKTPATAGERTRVVDAAVAAKWFKYVTPETWLSNDTPAQALSNVPARGQKARDELEGAPLEIKIRYLCEFWASDLPRNFDKLKVPLMALVPQFDEKFLSEPGNSTLKTGYLDRWETVRSPLVEIAKIPNARLLVLDDQPEKTDEAITKFVDRVNRRG
- a CDS encoding ArsR family transcriptional regulator, giving the protein MNDSPWRKRLIQSTRGQILTLLRQRDRTVGELATELQLTDNAVRAHLMTLERDGFVGQAGTRAGSRRPHALFTVTGAVEHVFPKSYGRLLDLVLGAIARRLGPRELGKAMREVGREIAGENMARAPARSHQQRIELAVQILSELGGAATVERVDGTDVIRGRGCPIAAATAKHPEACLIAESLLSEIIGVPVKERCQRGTDPSCCFEIRRSS
- a CDS encoding DUF4142 domain-containing protein; this encodes MKTYALFFSGILACSTIFVAGNESNAATPPTDPQIAMIAVTADSIDIDAGKLAAEKSSNPKVKEFAEMMVRDHTSVNKQATDLAAKLKLTPEESDTSRSLKADADKNLAKLKGLSGAAFDKAYIDNEVAYHEAVIKAVTETLIPNTKNADLKKLLESAGPIFTSHLTHAKELQSSLK
- a CDS encoding cupredoxin family copper-binding protein, with product MLQPEYIHVLINPLPVYGLAAGLIGLVVAILQRSRRATIAALVIVLISSASAWPVYELGQQAYDRVLSMADNDGRAWLAEHADRAHKLIWFFYALATLSAVGLVLPIRWPRSSTWFATIVLVLGAACLGLGGYISYAGGRVRHREFRLEPPPNALPNPTARETQPPGSADVAAASQVTIEMVKYSPAAIEIKTGETVVWINNDLTPHTVTSEAGAELNSESIEPGSSWNHKFTQAGIFSYYCTFHTEMKGTVTVN
- a CDS encoding heavy metal-binding domain-containing protein; its protein translation is MTLTIWVATTFAESTPTPTPSASADSQARKYTCPMHPEVVEDKPGKCSKCGMTLVPKKEEKPKK